The sequence CGATCTGCGCGGCGGTGCCGATCTTGGCCGTGCGCGACTGGTTCCACAGGTTGTCCTCGGTGCCCGTGCGCACGTGAAGGCCCATCGCGATACCCATCATGTTCACCGGCAGCACGTTGAGCACGGAGCTTTCCACCGTCAGTACCGCGCCGTCGGGCACGGCGCGCACGAAATTGGCGAGGCTGTAGAGGTTGGGCGCATCCATGCCGCCGCCGATGGCCACCCAGTTCATAACCAGCGGGCCCTTGTAGATACCGCGACGGATCAGCCGCTCCACCGATTCGAAGCTGTTGATGTTGTAGCACTGGAATGCGCTCTGGATGCCCGCGGCCGTCAGGCGCCGGACATGCTCCTCGACCCATCCGGGCTGCGCCGGTACCGTCATCTCCTTGTACGCGTTGAACACCGCCGGGTCTTCCATCGACGTGCCCTTGATGTCGCGCGCATCGAATTGCTCCAGGACATTCATCTGCGACGTGTTGACCGTCACCGTTACCTGGTCGGGCTTGGGGTCCAGATCGGCCAGCATGTGGCGCGTGTCGTCCGACAGCCACTTGGCTGCCGCGCCTTCGGTCTCCGGCGCGAAACTGATGGAGCCGCCCACCTGGATGATCATCTCCGGCACGCGTGCCCGCACCCCGGCGATGAGTTCGTTGAACTTCGACAGACGCTTGCTTCCCTTGCCGTCCAGCTCGCGCACGTGCAGATGCAGCACCGTCGCGCCTGCGTTGTAGCAGTCCACGGCCCTCTGGATTTGATCTTCCATCGTGACGGCGATTTCCTCCGGGAAGTCCGACGGCAGCCACGACGGCGCATAGGGCGCGGCCGTGATGATCAGCGGCTGCTGGTTTTCGGGGAACAGGTGTCCGTCGAGAAAGTTCATGGCGTGTCTCCTGGGTAAAAGGAATGGATGGTGGTGATTTGAATTGGATTCAGGGCATTACTTCGCCGGCAACGCCCGCATGAACCGGCTTTGCCGCGTCAGGTATCGGGGATCGGATTCACACCAAAAGAATATCGCCGCGAGTTAGACTCCTATGTATTATTTGGGACATTGGATGTCTAAATTGGGACACTACCATGCAGCGATCCATGCTCACGATCCGGAGCGCAAGCCTGACGGGCTATACGGATCTCGCACGCGATGTCGGACTCGATCCCGCGCGCATGTTGCGCAAGGTCGGGTTGAGCGCGCGCGATCTGGTCGATCCCGATGCTCCGATCAGTACTTTTGCGGTTCGCGAACTGCTGGAAAGCAGTGCCGCGGCGGCAAACGTGGAAGATTTCGGGTTGCGACTGGCAATGAGCCGGCGGCTGTCCAACCTGGGACCGATCAGCGCTGTCATGAGTGAAGCGCCTACGGCTCGAGAGTCTCTCGAGAGCCTGTGTCGTTACATCCGCTTGATCAATGCTTCGCTGCTGACCCGTATCGAAGACTATGGCGATGCCGTATTGATTCGCGAGAACATCCTGGTGGACGACAAGCGTTCGGTGCGACAGTCCATCGAGATGGCCGTCGGCGTACTCTACCGGAGCATCGGGGAACTCCTGGGGCCGGGCTGGCGGCCGCGAAGCGTCTGCTTCGAGCACCGTCCGCCGAATGGTGCGACCTGCCACAAGGCCTTTTTCGGATTGGCCGTCGAATTCAATTCCAGCTTCAACGGCATCGTGTGTCACGCGAAGGATCTGGCGGCGTATCGGCCTGCCCGAGATTCCCGGATGGCGCTTTATGCTCGCCGCTTTCTGGATCAGGCTTTGTCAGGCGCTCATGACAGTGCCACGCATACGATTCGGCAAGTGATTGTCGCGATGTTGTCCAATGGCCGCTGCACGGCCGACCAGGTGGCGAGACACCTCGCCATGGATCGTCGTACTTTGCATCGGCGTCTGGCCGCGGAGGAAACGAGCTTTTCGGCGCTGCTTCAGGTTGTCCGGAGCGAACTCGCGTCTCGACAGATCCGGGATAGCGATCGCTCGCTCGCCGAACTGGCGGATCTGCTCGGTTTTTCCAGCCCAAGCGCATTTGCCTTCTGGTTCAGGAAACACTTTGGAACGACGGTTTCAAAGTGGAGAGAGGCTCGATAGCGCGCTACGGCGGCGAGTGCTACACGGGTTGCGCCGGCTCCCATGCGAGCCCCACCGGCTCGACGTCGCCCGTGGTGGAAGCCGCGGCCTTCGATGCGCGTGCCGATCGGGGAGAGGCGGCGGGTGGGTCGAGGTGTTCGTTGCGCCACTGGCTCGGCGGCTTGCCGAACTCGGCGCCGAACCAGCGCGAGAACGCGCTGGATTCCGAAAAGCCCAGCAGTTCGCCGATATCGGACATTGAATGACGCGGCTGGGCCAGATACCGCTTCGCGTGCGACGCCCGGATCTCGTTCAGGAGAACGGAGAACCGCTGTCCGGTCTGTTCGAGCTGGCGTTGCAGCGTGCGCGGCGTCAGGCCCAGCCGGAAACTGACGGGCTCGATCGCGCCCTGGCCGTGCGGCAATAGCACGTGAATGGTGCGGCGTACGTTGTCGGCGAGCGATTCCGGGTTGTAGCGCGGCTGCAGGTCGAGCAGTTCCTTGGCGTAGCGCGCGAGATGCGCGTCGGCCAGCGGGTTTGCGCGGTCGAGATCCTGCCGGGCCAGCACAATGCCGTCGAATTCACTATCGAACTCGACGTGCCGTCCGAAGAAGCGACGATGTACCTCGAGGCTCGCGGGCGCGGCGTGCGCGAAATGCACGCTGCGGGGCATGTATTGCGGGTTGAGTGCCGAGCGCACGAGACTGAATACCACGCCGACCGTCAACTCCACCATCTCGGGCCCCGGCTCGGGACGCCCGGTCACGAGTCCGACATGCACGACCGCGATATCCGCGGTTTCCTCGAGGTGGATGACCACCGAATCGCTCAGCAGATGGCGGTAGTTCTCGATTTGCGCCAGCAACTGGCGCAGTGTCGGTTGATGCTGGAGCAGCAGACTGATCGGCCCGAAATCGGAGAGCCGCCACGCCTCGCCGACGCGTACGCCTGGCGAGCGGCAACCGGCGGTGCGCGCCGATACCTCGAACACCCGTGCGACGCTTGATTCGGGAAGACGCAGATCGGGTGTCGTGACGCAGGCGGGATCGAGCCCCGCTTCACGCAGCGTGCGAACCGGATCGACGCCCGCGCTTCGGGCGATCTCCGAAAACTTGGTCAGGGACGCGGCTCGAACCAGGGGCGGCATGGCTTCACAGGCGGATTCGACTCCGGGGAGGGTAGCGACTGCGCCGTGCGGCGTCTGTCAGGAATAACCATGAACGGAGCGCGTGTCGCGCGTTGTCAGATCGTGTCGTCCGGCGTCAAGCGGACGAGCGGCGCATTTCCCACAATGCCTGTCCATGGAGGTGTGTCGCCGACCGCATTCGCAAAAGGGCCGCAACGAGCGCAGCGGGCAGGCGGCGGACGCTCAAGCTTGCGACGTGCGGAGACATTCGTGCCGCCCCTCGCGCGAGATCTTATATTCACGGGAATCCGGCCATGAGAATCGAACGACTGACCTGCAACATCGGCGCTGAACTTTCCGGCGTTCATCTGCGCGACGCGGCGCGTGACGACACCCTGTTCGCCGAAATCAGGGCGCTGCTGCTCAAGCACAAGGTGTTGTTTCTGCGTGACCAGGACATCACGCGTGCGGAACACGTCGCGTTTGCGCGGCGCTTCGGCGAACTGGAGGATCATCCTGTCGCCGGCAGCGATCCGGAACATCCGAGGCTCGTGCAGATCTATCGCAGCGACAAGAAAGAGAGCTACGAAAACAGCTATCACACGGACGGTTCGTGGCGGCCCTGTCCGTCGATGGGCGCGGTGTTGCGCTGTATCGAGGGGCCCGAAGTGGGGGGCGACACCATCTGGGTCGACATGGGCGCGGCATACCGCAATCTGCCCGAGGAGATCAAGCAGCGTATCGACGGGTTGCGGGCCAAGCACAGCATCGAGCATTCGTTCGGCGCGGTGATGACGCTCGAGGCGAGGACGAAGCTCGCCGAGGAAAACCCGATGGTCGAGCATCCGGTGGTGCGAACGCACCCCGAGACAGGTGAAAAAGTGCTCTACGTGAACGGCTTCACGACCCATTTCGCCAACTTTCATACGCCCGAGAACGTGCGGTTCGGGCAGGACAAGACCCCCGGCGCGAGCCATCTGCTCAACTATCTGCTCAGCCAGGCCTATATCCCCGAGTATCAGGTGCGTTTTCGCTGGAAGCCGAATAGCGTGGCCGTTTGGGACAATCGTGCGACGCAGCACTACGCCGTACATGACTACTGGCCCGCTTCGCGCAAGATGGAGCGCGCAGGCATCGTCGGTGACCGTCCGTTCTGACAGGCGCGTGCGCTGTGTCTTGCGATACGTGGTGCCCGACGCAGCAGGATCGAGAAGGCACGGGATTGATTGGCATAACGATATATCTGGCAGCAGCGAAAAAGCAGGAATCGAGGAGACGGAAGATGGCACATGCAATCAGGTTGTATGAGACGGGTGGACCCGAAGTCATGCGCTGGGAGGCGGTCGAGGTCGGCGCCCCCGGCCCGGGCGAGGTGCGGTTGCGCCACGAGGCGGTCGGCCTCAATTTTGCCGACACGTATTTTCGCAGCGGCCTCTATCCGGTTCCGCTGCCGGCGGGAATGGGCGTGGAGGCGGCGGGTGTGGTCGAGGAGGTGGGAGCGGGCGTGACCAACGTGGCGCCTGGCGACCGCGTGACCTACACGGGATTCGTGAACACACTCGGCGCGTATAGCACCGAGCGGTTGATTGCGGCGACCCCGCTGATCAGGCTGCCGCAGGACATCACGTGCGAGACCGCGGCGGCCATGACGATGCGCGGCCTCACGTCGGCTTACTTGATGCGGCGGATCTGGCCGCTGCAGCCCGGCGAGACGATACTCGTGCACGCGGCGGCGGGCGGTGTTGGCCTGATTCTTTGCCAGTGGGCGAAGCTGCTCGGGCTCACGGTGATCGGTACCGTGTCGAGCGAGGAGAAGGCTGCGATCGCGCGCCGGCGCGGCTGCGATCACGTGATTGACTATTCGCGCGAAGACGTGGTGCGGCGCGTGCGGGAGCTGACCGGCGGCGCGGGCGTTTCCGTCGTCTATGACAGTGTGGGCAAGGACACGTTCATGGCCTCGCTCGATTCGCTCCGGCGCCGCGGCTTGCTTGTCTGCGTCGGGACGGCGTCCGGTACGGCGCCCGCGTTCGAGCCGCAACTCCTCGCACGCAAAGGCTCGGTTTTCGTCACGCGTCCGGCGCTCGCCGACTATATCGCCGATCCGGCGGAAAAGGCCGAGCTTGCCAATGAAATCTTCGGTCACGTCGCTGCGGGCCGCATCGAGATCGAAATCAACCAGCGCTATGCGCTGCAGGATGCCGTGCATGCGCATCGGGACCTGGAGGCGCGCAGGACGACCGGCTCTTCCATTTTCACGATCTGACGCTGCGCAGAAGCAGGCGGCTCAAAGTCACGCAAATCCGGCGCGTTTGGCGCATCGACAGAAAAGCAAGGAGACGAACGTGGGAATGCAAGCAACTGCCGCGATGGGAGACCCGCTCGCGCCTGCCCCGGCCGTATCCAGGGCCTACGCGTGGAGTGTTTTTGCACTGACCTTCGGTCTGCTGCTCGCGGACTACATGTCGCGCCAGGTGCTCAACGCGGTCTTTCCGCTGCTCAAGACGCAATGGTTGCTCACGGACACGCAGCTGGGTTCGCTCAGCAGCATCGTCGCATTGATGGTGGGGCTGCTGACGCTCCCGCTGTCGATGCTGGCCGACCGCTGGGGGCGCGTGCGCAGCCTGATCCTCATGGCGATACTGTGGAGCCTCGCCACGCTCGGATGCGCCGTGTCGGCGAACTATGGCCAGATGTTCGCGGCACGCTTTTTCGTCGGCGTGGGCGAGGCTGCCTATGGCAGCGTGGGTCTTGCTGTCGTGCTCAGCGTGTTTCCCGCGCATTTGCGCGCAACGCTTTCGGGCTCGTTTCTCGCGGGCGGGTCGTTCGGGTCCATGCTGGGCATGGCCTTGAGCGGCATCGTGGCCGCGCGGTTCGGCTGGCGCTGGTCGTTCGTCACCATGGCGGTGTTCGGCCTCGTGCTCGCCGCGATCTACCGCGCTGTGGTCACCGAGCAGCGCCTCGCGCCCGACCGGCCGGTCGCGCCGCGGCGCGCCGGGCGCGCGACGCAGGCTCGCTTCACGCCCCGCAGTTTCGGGCGTGCACTGTTCGCTGCGAAAGCCGTGGTTTTCGCCTATCTGGGCTGCGGTGTGCAACTGATTCTGCCGGGCGCCCTGTTTGCGTGGTTGCCGAGCTACCTGGTGCGTTCGTACGGGATGCCGCTCGATCGCGCCAGCGTGGTGGCAGCATCGCTCGTGCTGACCTCGGGGGTGGGCATGAGCGTCTGCGGCGTACTGACCGACCGGATCAGCCGGCACCGACCGGCACGCAAATGGACGATGGCGATCGTCTATTGCGCCAGCACGTTCGTGGCATTCGGCACGGCCTTCCACCTGCCGCCGGGTTTGCCGCAACTGGTCTCGATTGGCGTCGGCATGTTCCTCGTCTCGGGCGTCTGCGGCCCGACGGGCGCATTGGTGGCAGATCTCACGCCTCCCGCGATCCACGCGACGGCGATGGCGATCTGGGCGCTGGCCAACAACCTGATCGGCCTCGCAGCGGGACCGCTCATCACCGGCATGCTCGCCGACCGGCTGGGCCTGCACGTCGCACTGCAGCTTATCCCGTTTGCAGCCCTGGGCTCGGCGCTGCTTTTTGTCCTCGGCAAGCGGCGGTATGCAGGCGACCTTGCCCGCGGGGTGGCGTCGACGCGCGAAGGTTGAGCGGGCGGTTCGACGACGATGCAGCAACCGGCGGACGCGCGCCGCCGGGATCCGGAAGCACACCAGGCAGGCGCGCGCAGCAAGCGGGCCGATAAGGCCGGCTGTCACAACAGACTGGAGGAGACGCAATGAAACTGAAGTCGAGCGCCGTGACCGTGTTTGCGTTCATGGCCGGGGCGGCGCACGCGCAATCGTCGGTGACGCTGTTCGGGGCCATCGATAGCGGCGTGTATTACCAGAGTACGTCGGCTGCATCGTTCGCGAGCACGGCGAAGAACCTGGGGCACGTCTACGGGTTGAAGGATGCCGGGATCTATTCGAGCTTCTGGGGGATCAAGGGAACCGAAGACATCGGTGGCGGCTACAAGGTCAATTTCAGGTTGCAGGGCGTATTCAACAGCAGCAGCGGCAAGCTCGGTCTCGCCGATACGACTGGCGCTTCCGCGATATTCAACCAGCAGACGACGGTTGGCGTGTCCGGCCCGTTCGGTTCGATCGACCTAGGACGCCAGTTCACGCCGATGATCCATGCGATGGCCGATACCGATGTTCGCTCGGCGCAGTACTTCGGAAGCATCCTGGGCGCCTGGCTCGGCTTGAACCAGGCGGCAGGCTGGGGCGGCACCAACACCAACGTACCGATCGGCGCGCTCTATGACAGCAATGCGATCGTCTATCAGTCGCCGAAGTTCTACGGTGCTTCCTTTGCGCTGGAATACGCGCCTGGCGGCGTGCCCGGGCAGATCCAGGGCGGCACGCGTGAGTCGGCCGTGCTCAGGTATTCGAACTACGGCCTCAATCTGGCCGCCGTCTACTACAACGCGCATGACACGAACCTGCCGGCTACAGCGCCCGCCACGGGGCTCGACAACAATCGCCTGTACTACCTGGGCGCGAAGTATACGTTTCGCGGTGTGTCCGTGTCGGCTGCCTACGGCATCGGGCGGAATCCTTCGAACGTGAACCAGGCGGACTACGAACTCATCTCGGGCGGGCTCGGGTATCAGTTCTCTTCATTCTTCAGGATCACGTCGGGCTTCTATTATCTGAAGGATCGAAACAACGCCACGAATCATTCGAGCGAATACGCACTGGGTGCGGAATACAGCCTGTCCAAGCGCACCCTGTGCTACGTGCAGGTAGGCCATGTCGCGAACCATGGGACGATGAATCAGACGATCACCTACGGTGCGCCCGTCGCGCCAGGCGTCTCGACGACGGCAGCCATGCTCGGCATTCGGCACAGCTTCTAAAGATGTGGTCTGAAACCGGAGAACGTGATGAATAAAAAAGGATTCCTATTCATTGTCAAAGCAGCATCCGTCATGACGTGCGCATTGATGCTGACGGCCGGTGCATGGGCGCAGGGTAGCCAGACGGTGGGGGCATCGGCGTCCTCCGCCGCGCCCACGGCGAAGGAAACGAGAAAGGCGAACCGCGCACTGAAGCGCCAGGTGTACGCCGCGCTCGCGAAGCACAAGGAGATCGAAGCCGGGAATATCAGCATCGTGGCGAAAGACGGAGCGGTGACGCTCAACGGCACGGTCACGGATGCGTCCCAGATCGATACCGTGGGCGAGGTGGCCAGGAATGTGCGTGGCGTGAAGTCCGTGACGAACCGACTCTCGGTCGCGCGCCCGCTGGGCGAGTAGCGGGCCGCCGCACGCCCGGGCCGCGGGCGCGCGACCGACGACATCCGATGTTTGATCGACAGTCTTTATCTTTGGAGAACGCGAATGAATTTTCTTGACGGTCATCTTTTTCCCGAGAATCAGCCGCCCTTGATCATCACGGCCGCGCCTTATGCCCCCGGCTGGTTGCCGACCGACTTTCCCGAGGATATTCCGGTGACCATGGACGCGCAGATCCAGAAGGCCGTGGACTGCTACAACGCCGGCGCGACGGTGCTGCATCTGCATGTCCGCGAGCTGGACGGCAAGGGCAGCAAGCGCCTGTCGAAGTTCAACGAACTGATCGCGGGGGTGCGCAAGGCGGTACCCGAGATGATCATCCAGGTCGGCGGCTCGATCTCGTTCGCGCCCGAGAACGAAGGTCAGGCCGCGAAGTGGCTCGCCGACGACACCCGCCATATGCTGGCCGAACTCGAACCCACGCCGGATCAGGTGACGGTGACGGTCAACACGTCGCAGATGAACGTCACCGATCAGGCGGAAGACTCGGATTTCAGGGGAACCTCGCGCGCGAATCCCGCGCTCTTCAACGCATACAAGGAAATGACCGTGCCTGCGCAGCCGGGCTGGGTCGAGGAGCACGTGCGCCGCCTGACGGCGAAGGGCATTCAGAGCGCGTTCCAGTGTTACAACATCAACAGTTTCGAGTCGGTCGAGCGGCTGATGCGCCGGGGTTTCTACAAGGGCCCGCTGGTCATGAACTGGGTGGCGATCGCGGGCGGC comes from Burkholderia pyrrocinia and encodes:
- a CDS encoding AraC family transcriptional regulator encodes the protein MQRSMLTIRSASLTGYTDLARDVGLDPARMLRKVGLSARDLVDPDAPISTFAVRELLESSAAAANVEDFGLRLAMSRRLSNLGPISAVMSEAPTARESLESLCRYIRLINASLLTRIEDYGDAVLIRENILVDDKRSVRQSIEMAVGVLYRSIGELLGPGWRPRSVCFEHRPPNGATCHKAFFGLAVEFNSSFNGIVCHAKDLAAYRPARDSRMALYARRFLDQALSGAHDSATHTIRQVIVAMLSNGRCTADQVARHLAMDRRTLHRRLAAEETSFSALLQVVRSELASRQIRDSDRSLAELADLLGFSSPSAFAFWFRKHFGTTVSKWREAR
- a CDS encoding AraC family transcriptional regulator, with amino-acid sequence MPPLVRAASLTKFSEIARSAGVDPVRTLREAGLDPACVTTPDLRLPESSVARVFEVSARTAGCRSPGVRVGEAWRLSDFGPISLLLQHQPTLRQLLAQIENYRHLLSDSVVIHLEETADIAVVHVGLVTGRPEPGPEMVELTVGVVFSLVRSALNPQYMPRSVHFAHAAPASLEVHRRFFGRHVEFDSEFDGIVLARQDLDRANPLADAHLARYAKELLDLQPRYNPESLADNVRRTIHVLLPHGQGAIEPVSFRLGLTPRTLQRQLEQTGQRFSVLLNEIRASHAKRYLAQPRHSMSDIGELLGFSESSAFSRWFGAEFGKPPSQWRNEHLDPPAASPRSARASKAAASTTGDVEPVGLAWEPAQPV
- a CDS encoding 3-keto-5-aminohexanoate cleavage protein — encoded protein: MNFLDGHLFPENQPPLIITAAPYAPGWLPTDFPEDIPVTMDAQIQKAVDCYNAGATVLHLHVRELDGKGSKRLSKFNELIAGVRKAVPEMIIQVGGSISFAPENEGQAAKWLADDTRHMLAELEPTPDQVTVTVNTSQMNVTDQAEDSDFRGTSRANPALFNAYKEMTVPAQPGWVEEHVRRLTAKGIQSAFQCYNINSFESVERLMRRGFYKGPLVMNWVAIAGGMDTPSVYSLANFIRAVPDGAVVTVESNVRNVLPVNMMGIAMGLHVRCGTEDCLWNPSRTEKMSTVKQIEQLVRISREFGREIATAQQARAISRIGVFYDTVEESLHANGFAPNRNGGNQGFLRKTA
- a CDS encoding quinone oxidoreductase family protein, whose protein sequence is MAHAIRLYETGGPEVMRWEAVEVGAPGPGEVRLRHEAVGLNFADTYFRSGLYPVPLPAGMGVEAAGVVEEVGAGVTNVAPGDRVTYTGFVNTLGAYSTERLIAATPLIRLPQDITCETAAAMTMRGLTSAYLMRRIWPLQPGETILVHAAAGGVGLILCQWAKLLGLTVIGTVSSEEKAAIARRRGCDHVIDYSREDVVRRVRELTGGAGVSVVYDSVGKDTFMASLDSLRRRGLLVCVGTASGTAPAFEPQLLARKGSVFVTRPALADYIADPAEKAELANEIFGHVAAGRIEIEINQRYALQDAVHAHRDLEARRTTGSSIFTI
- a CDS encoding TauD/TfdA dioxygenase family protein codes for the protein MRIERLTCNIGAELSGVHLRDAARDDTLFAEIRALLLKHKVLFLRDQDITRAEHVAFARRFGELEDHPVAGSDPEHPRLVQIYRSDKKESYENSYHTDGSWRPCPSMGAVLRCIEGPEVGGDTIWVDMGAAYRNLPEEIKQRIDGLRAKHSIEHSFGAVMTLEARTKLAEENPMVEHPVVRTHPETGEKVLYVNGFTTHFANFHTPENVRFGQDKTPGASHLLNYLLSQAYIPEYQVRFRWKPNSVAVWDNRATQHYAVHDYWPASRKMERAGIVGDRPF
- a CDS encoding MFS transporter; the protein is MQATAAMGDPLAPAPAVSRAYAWSVFALTFGLLLADYMSRQVLNAVFPLLKTQWLLTDTQLGSLSSIVALMVGLLTLPLSMLADRWGRVRSLILMAILWSLATLGCAVSANYGQMFAARFFVGVGEAAYGSVGLAVVLSVFPAHLRATLSGSFLAGGSFGSMLGMALSGIVAARFGWRWSFVTMAVFGLVLAAIYRAVVTEQRLAPDRPVAPRRAGRATQARFTPRSFGRALFAAKAVVFAYLGCGVQLILPGALFAWLPSYLVRSYGMPLDRASVVAASLVLTSGVGMSVCGVLTDRISRHRPARKWTMAIVYCASTFVAFGTAFHLPPGLPQLVSIGVGMFLVSGVCGPTGALVADLTPPAIHATAMAIWALANNLIGLAAGPLITGMLADRLGLHVALQLIPFAALGSALLFVLGKRRYAGDLARGVASTREG
- a CDS encoding porin, producing MKLKSSAVTVFAFMAGAAHAQSSVTLFGAIDSGVYYQSTSAASFASTAKNLGHVYGLKDAGIYSSFWGIKGTEDIGGGYKVNFRLQGVFNSSSGKLGLADTTGASAIFNQQTTVGVSGPFGSIDLGRQFTPMIHAMADTDVRSAQYFGSILGAWLGLNQAAGWGGTNTNVPIGALYDSNAIVYQSPKFYGASFALEYAPGGVPGQIQGGTRESAVLRYSNYGLNLAAVYYNAHDTNLPATAPATGLDNNRLYYLGAKYTFRGVSVSAAYGIGRNPSNVNQADYELISGGLGYQFSSFFRITSGFYYLKDRNNATNHSSEYALGAEYSLSKRTLCYVQVGHVANHGTMNQTITYGAPVAPGVSTTAAMLGIRHSF
- a CDS encoding 3-keto-5-aminohexanoate cleavage protein; its protein translation is MNFLDGHLFPENQQPLIITAAPYAPSWLPSDFPEEIAVTMEDQIQRAVDCYNAGATVLHLHVRELDGKGSKRLSKFNELIAGVRARVPEMIIQVGGSISFAPETEGAAAKWLSDDTRHMLADLDPKPDQVTVTVNTSQMNVLEQFDARDIKGTSMEDPAVFNAYKEMTVPAQPGWVEEHVRRLTAAGIQSAFQCYNINSFESVERLIRRGIYKGPLVMNWVAIGGGMDAPNLYSLANFVRAVPDGAVLTVESSVLNVLPVNMMGIAMGLHVRTGTEDNLWNQSRTAKIGTAAQIEQLVRISREFGRPIATAREAREISKIGVFYDTTEETLAANGFAPNRNGGQQGYLRKIA
- a CDS encoding BON domain-containing protein, coding for MNKKGFLFIVKAASVMTCALMLTAGAWAQGSQTVGASASSAAPTAKETRKANRALKRQVYAALAKHKEIEAGNISIVAKDGAVTLNGTVTDASQIDTVGEVARNVRGVKSVTNRLSVARPLGE